CCAAGAGGGCGGTAACGCAGGTGCCAATATTGCTCCCCAGCACGATGGCAATGGCCAGCGGCAGGGAGATCAGCTGTTCATAGGTTAAATTCATGGCAATCGCTGTTGTTGCCGTGGAGCTTTGAATGACAGCGGTGAGCAGCAGGCCAAACCCAATACCGCTTAATATCCCTTTTTGCCCCCATTGGGAGGCATTCTCCATCCAGCTTAAGGACTCTAAAAAGGGAGCAATGCCCTGCATCGTTTCCATGCCTAAAAAAAGCAAACCAAAGCCTCCGGTCACCATCCCTGAAGCGCGCAAGGCTGTCCGGGGACACAAAAAGAGCACGGCACCAAGAATAAAAAAATAAACGCCCAGTTGGTGCACACTGATAGCTAACAGCTCTGTGGTTACCACTGTGCCAATATTAGCACCCAGGATCACACCGATGGTTTGCCGGAAAGTCATTATCCGGGCGTGGGTTAAACCTATCACCAGCAACAACACGGCACTTGAGCTTTGCAAAATGGCAGTGGCAACAGTTCCGCTCACCAAGCCTGTCACAGGGGTGCGTGTCAGGGTACCCAGTATCTTTTTGGCTTTTTCTAAAAAAAGATGCTCAAAACCAATGCGCATCACTTGCATGCCAAATAAAAAAATGGCCAGTCCCGCAGCCAATGGTATGACCAGATCTTTCATCACCATTCCGTTTGTCCTCCCCTCAGTACATGCATATGAAGAGGGGAGGATAGGCATGACTGGCTTAGGATAGTAGAATTTCAACCTAGAATTTATTACTGTTAACGCTATAATAAAAATAGAAGGCTTAATGTATCCAATATTCATACTTTAAAGTGGGTTAAGATATTGACCGCCAGGCGACGGCGAAATTGAGTCCGTGGTTAGAAAATGCCAAGCTGCCCAGAATAACCAGAAAACTGGACAGGATTAAACTTGATCTGCTTCCTAACAGACCGGGTTTTAATTTCATGAGCAGGGGCAGAAGGAGTCCCAAGATCACGAACCCCCCCACAACAACCAGGCATAATGGCCACTATTAACGGTGTGGGACCAGTCGCCCAAGCTTAGCACAAAGATCATAATGGCTGCGAAGTTGAGAATCAATGCCGAAATGACGATACGGTTCAAACCTTGGATAAGGGCCTCATACTCCTTAGGCTTGGAGAATATCAAGACCAGAATAATGGCTGAGGCGCCAACTACCAGTGCAGATACAAGCCATAACATTGGAATGAAGGGTGTTGCATTCCAAGCCGGGACATGGGTGGTGGTCACCAGTATGCCAAGATAGGAGCCAAACCAGGCGGCTAAAGCACTGCCCACAGTCAGATAAATTTTTGCTGCCAGGCCCCCTCATGAAGATAGCCGGCCAGCGCACCAAGTTTTTTAAACCATCTCCAGTGGAGCAAACCGTCTTTATTGATCGCATAGATCACGCTGATGACAGCAAACAGGCTGAAAACTGTTAACACCCAGGCTCCCATGGACATGGGGGAGTTGGTGTTCAACATCAGCATGCTATCTCTGGAATTCCACAACACGTTGATGAAACGTGTCTTAATCTGTAATTTGCCGATCAGGAACAGACCGCATAATGGTAGAAAAAGGAAAGTGATGTAATAAGCCTTATGCAGGCCATTGCGGCCTGTTTTCCCTCCAAAAGCCTGCAACAGGGCAGCAACGAGAAAGGAACCGGCAGCGATTCCGTTGACAAAGAGATAGGCGACAACTTGCCAAGGGAAATGGGGGCTCTTTATTTGGGTAATTTCATAAATGTAGGGCATCCTGATAACCCCCTTTTACAGATTGATGTCTTGCGTCTCTTCTTGTTGTTTGCGTTGTCCGCGTGTGCGGAAAGAGAGGAGAGACACCAGGCCAATACCGATAAAGCTCAGTATACTGCTCCAGTAACCGCCGAGCATGTTTTTCTGGGGCAGTTGAGGATTAGCCGGTAAACCATATTTTTCAGGCTTATCCAATAGCAGATAGAAAACGTTCAATCCCCCCAGGATATCGGAATCGCCATATATTTGGGCTCTGGATTCACCATTGGCTTGCAGCTGTTTTTCTCTTTCTTTGGCTTTAGCCATCAATTCATCCACATCGCCAAATTCAATGCAGTCTGTGGGGCAGGCCTGGGCACAAGCCGGCTGCTGCCCCACCTGCAATCTGTCGTAACATAAGGTGCATTTTTCAGCTGTACCTGTAAACAGACCGATATCGATAACGCCAAATGGGCAGCCGGAAACGCAGTATTTACAGCCAATACAAACGTTGGGATCGATGTATACCGTATCATATTCCGTGCGGATGATGGCGTTGGTTGGACAAACTTCCATACACCTTGCTTGCTGGCAATGTTTGCAGGAATCACTTAGAAACAGCCAGTCGCTTCAGAACGGTCTTCTGAAAAATCTTCTATAAATTTAAAATTTATTTTTTATTATCTATTTTCGGATTTAGCCACTCACTTCTTGCCTCTGAATTCTTATACCTTGTTCTATTGAATATTTACACCAAAGAGGCCAAACTCATGATATAATCAATAAAAAAGGTGAGGAGTGGAAAAAACAATGAGTGAAACCATTTTCAGTAAAATTATCCGCCGCGAAGCACCAGCCAAGATTGTGCATGAAGATGAGCTGACCATGGCTTTTCACGACATTAACCCTAAAGCGCCCATACATATTTTGATTGTCCCGAAAAAGCCGATCCCGACGTTGGCTGATGTGAGCGAAGAAGATCTGCCATTAATCAGCCATATTCACAAGGTGGCACAAACGCTGGCCAAAGCGTATGAGTGTGAAGGTTGGCGGTTGGTGGTCAATGTAGGTGAAAAAGGCGGGCAAGAAGTGTTCCACCTTCATTATCACTTCCTGGGCTGGCCGAAAGCATAGCCAGCCACAAAGGAATGTTTGACCTTCTCCAACAGGTATACTATAATAAAGGGTGACCTGTCAGGACTTCTTCTATCCTTTTAGGTTTGAAAGCTAAAAGGTATGTGAGATTGAAGTCCTCCTACCGTGTTACGGAGGGAGGGAAAGATATTGGCTCAGGTACGCGTCCGTAAAAACGAATCCATTGACGATGCATTGCGCCGTTTCAGACGTACATGCTCCAAAGCTGGCGTGATTTCTGAGGTGCGCAAACGCGAATTTTACGAAAAACCGAGCGTGAAGCGCAAAAAGAAATCAGAAGCGGCTCGCAAACGCAAGTTCTAGGGGGTTTTTGGATGTCCTTAGTTGATCAATTAAATCATGACATGAAGCAAGCGATGAAAAACAAGGAAAAGACCAGATTATCGGTTATCCGTATGGTTAAAGCAGCCCTTAAAAATGAAGAGATCAAACTGGGGAGGACTTTAACCGATGACGATGTGTTAACTGTTCTCTCCAGGGAGATGAAACAGCGCAAAGAATCCCTCCAAGAGTTTGAAAAAGCGGGACGCGATGATTTGGTTGAAACATTAAACCAAGAAATCGCTGTTTTAGAGACGTACCTGCCTGAGCAATTGTCAGAAGATGAGCTGCGTCAGCTTGTCTCTGACACCATTGCTGAAGTTGGGGCTACCTCTAAGGCAGACATGGGTAAAGTGATGGGGGCCATCATGCCTAAGGTGAAAGGAAAGGCAGATGGTTCACTGGTTAACCGTTTGGTTCAGGAAGCTTTAGCCAAATAATCGCCTATTGTTTCCTTCAAGTATCATCGCGGCTGACAAATCATAAATCAAGCGTCTTACTTGCCAGTAAGGCGCTTTTATTACGCTCTCATTTTGGTATAATAAAATATACGGTTAATAATGGAAAGCAGGGAGACAAAAGATGAATGTCATCGGATGGAAGACGAAGAGCATCGTAACGGTCTTTGTTGCCTTGTTCGTCATAGTCAGTGCGGCAGGTTCCTTTTGTTTTGTGTCCAAGGATGCCTCTGCTCAGAATGAAGCGTTAGTTTATGTGGTTCAAGTAAACAACGTCGTAGAGAAAGGGCTCCTGGCCTATATGGAGCGGGCCTTTGGGGAAGCAGAGGAAGCGGGTGCAGATCATATTATCCTGGAGATCCATACGCCGGGCGGCGCTGTGGACGCAGCCGGTGATATTGGCAACTTGATGCAGCGCACCACGATTCCCATAACCGCCTTTGTCAATACAGATGCCACCTCAGCCGGAGCATTTATTGCCTTAAATGCGGATACGATTGTGATGGCGCCTACAGGGGCCATGGGATCAGCCCAAGTGGTTGATCTGGAAGGAAGAGCTGCCGATGAAAAAGCCCAGTCCTACTGGAAGAGCCGCATGGCGGCGGCTGCGGAAGCAGCCGGGCGTGACCCCATCTATGCCATCGCCATGGTGGATCCCAGCGTGGAAATAGAAGGTCTGGTCACAGATGGACAACTGCTCAATTTCAGGGCTGACGAGGCGCTGGAACATGGCTATGCGGAAGCAATCGCCAGCAATTTACAAGAAGTATTGCAATCTTTAGGGCTTGAGCAGGCCAGAGTGGTGGAAGTGGAAATCACCTGGGCTGAACAGTTGGCCCGTTTTATTACACATCCTATCGTGGCGTCCATCCTCTTGTCCGTGGCCAGTCTCGGCCTGATTCTGGAATTATACAGCCCTGGATTTGGGGTTCCCGGTATTTTAGGCATTGCTGCCCTGCTGCTGTTTTTTTTCGGTCATACGGTGGCCGGCTTTGCCGGAATGGAAGCCATATTATTGTTGATTGCTGGATTAATTTTAATTGTCATTGAAATGTTCATGCCAGGGTTTGGTATATTTGGTATATTAGGAATAGTCGCCGTAGGGGCTAGTTTAACCTTGGCCAGTGAAAGTGTGATCATTGGCTTGCAAAATCTTGGTATTGCTTTGTTACTCACAATCGTGGCCGCTGCCATCTTAAGCCGTTATTTGCATACAAAAGGCGTGTGGTCCCGCCTGGTGCTGCAAGAAGAGTTATCAACGGAGGAAAGCCGGGCTGTTTTGCAGCAAAAGTCAGCGCTGGTAGGAAAAACAGGTATTGCTTTAACAAAATTGCGCCCATCGGGAGCTGTGCAAATTGACGGTCAGCGTTATGACGTTGTCAGTGACGGCACCATGATTGACCGGGGGGCTAAAGTGAAAGTCATTAAAGTGGAAGGACCAAGAATTGTTGTCACTGAAGTTGATGACGATCCTGAGGCGTAATAAGGAAAGACTTGTGGTTATAAGGGGGCTTTTCCCTTATCATAAACACATTAAAAATGAAGGAGGATGACTATGGAAGCCGAAGCGATTATGCTCATACTGATTATTGCTTTAGCAATAATCGCCATTTCCATCTTCTTTACCTTTGTCCCTGTAATGCTCTGGATCTCCGCTTTAGCTGCGGGTGTGCGCGTCCCCATCTTTACTTTGGTCGGGATGCGTTTCCGCCGGGTTATTCCGGCCCGAGTGATTAACCCGTTGGTTAAAGCACGTAAAGCCGGGCTGGACTTAAGCATCAACCAGCTGGAAAGCCATTATCTGGCAGGTGGTAACGTCGATCGCGTGGTTAACGCTCTGATTGCTGCTCACCGGGCTAACATTGATCTCAGTTTTGAACGGTGTGCTGCCATTGACCTGGCCGGGCGTGATGTGTTGGAAGCGGTCCAAATGAGCGTTAATCCTAAAGTGATTGAAACGCCGTACATTGCCGGGGTGGCCATGGATGGAATTGAAGTGAAGGCCAAAGCGAGAATTACGGTCCGTGCCAATATTGACCGCCTGGTTGGTGGTGCCGGTGAAGAGACGGTGATCGCCCGTGTTGGTGAGGGTATTGTGTCCACGATCGGTTCTTCTGAGCTGCATAAAGAAGTGCTGGAGAATCCGGACAAAATTTCCACCACTGTACTGGAAAAAGGACTGGATGCTGGAACCGCCTTTGAAATCTTGTCCATCGATATCGCTGATGTTGATATCGGCAAAAACATTGGAGCCGAATTACAAACCGACCAGGCTGAAGCCGACAAGAAAATCGCCCAAGCCAAGGCAGAAGAGCGCCGGGCTATGGCTGTGGCTAAGGAACAAGAGATGCGTGCCCGCGTAGAGGAAATGAGAGCCAAAGTCACCGAGGCAGAGGCACAAGTGCCATTGGCTCTGGCCGAAGCATTGCGCAGCGGTAAGCTGGGTGTCATGGACTACTACAACCTGCAAAACATTATGGCTGACACCGATATGCGTCAATCCATCGGCCGTGTCACTGACCAAGGCGACGACAGCGGCAAAACAGGCCGGGAGAAATAGGGATTTCATACACCAGCTGCGCTCTGGGCTAACTGCCTTAGACCTGGAGAGCAGGACTTTAAACTGGAGGAATGTCCAGTGGATCTTTTTGAGTTTATTATGAACAACTTTATATTCTTCCTTGTTTTACTGTGGATTGTGTCCAGTTTGTTTGGGAAAAGAGGTCAGTCTGAAAATGAACAGCCGCGGCCTGTGCGCCGCCATCCCCAGGAGCAACCAACCTGGGAAAAGATGGAGGGTTGGGAGCAGGAAAAACCTTGGGAAAAGGC
This DNA window, taken from Caldalkalibacillus thermarum, encodes the following:
- a CDS encoding Na/Pi symporter, coding for MVMKDLVIPLAAGLAIFLFGMQVMRIGFEHLFLEKAKKILGTLTRTPVTGLVSGTVATAILQSSSAVLLLVIGLTHARIMTFRQTIGVILGANIGTVVTTELLAISVHQLGVYFFILGAVLFLCPRTALRASGMVTGGFGLLFLGMETMQGIAPFLESLSWMENASQWGQKGILSGIGFGLLLTAVIQSSTATTAIAMNLTYEQLISLPLAIAIVLGSNIGTCVTALLGSMATNLAGRQVAVAHVLLNVLGVFLFIPFIPLLTVIVEQLTSNPMLQVAHAQTIFNVLCSLLALPFTKAFERMVLFVTRGSAQA
- the nrfD gene encoding NrfD/PsrC family molybdoenzyme membrane anchor subunit, with product MGSALAAWFGSYLGILVTTTHVPAWNATPFIPMLWLVSALVVGASAIILVLIFSKPKEYEALIQGLNRIVISALILNFAAIMIFVLSLGDWSHTVNSGHYAWLLWGGS
- the nrfD gene encoding NrfD/PsrC family molybdoenzyme membrane anchor subunit — protein: MPYIYEITQIKSPHFPWQVVAYLFVNGIAAGSFLVAALLQAFGGKTGRNGLHKAYYITFLFLPLCGLFLIGKLQIKTRFINVLWNSRDSMLMLNTNSPMSMGAWVLTVFSLFAVISVIYAINKDGLLHWRWFKKLGALAGYLHEGAWQQKFI
- a CDS encoding 4Fe-4S dicluster domain-containing protein, whose translation is MEVCPTNAIIRTEYDTVYIDPNVCIGCKYCVSGCPFGVIDIGLFTGTAEKCTLCYDRLQVGQQPACAQACPTDCIEFGDVDELMAKAKEREKQLQANGESRAQIYGDSDILGGLNVFYLLLDKPEKYGLPANPQLPQKNMLGGYWSSILSFIGIGLVSLLSFRTRGQRKQQEETQDINL
- a CDS encoding histidine triad nucleotide-binding protein, with amino-acid sequence MSETIFSKIIRREAPAKIVHEDELTMAFHDINPKAPIHILIVPKKPIPTLADVSEEDLPLISHIHKVAQTLAKAYECEGWRLVVNVGEKGGQEVFHLHYHFLGWPKA
- the rpsU gene encoding 30S ribosomal protein S21, yielding MAQVRVRKNESIDDALRRFRRTCSKAGVISEVRKREFYEKPSVKRKKKSEAARKRKF
- a CDS encoding GatB/YqeY domain-containing protein, with the translated sequence MSLVDQLNHDMKQAMKNKEKTRLSVIRMVKAALKNEEIKLGRTLTDDDVLTVLSREMKQRKESLQEFEKAGRDDLVETLNQEIAVLETYLPEQLSEDELRQLVSDTIAEVGATSKADMGKVMGAIMPKVKGKADGSLVNRLVQEALAK
- a CDS encoding NfeD family protein, giving the protein MNVIGWKTKSIVTVFVALFVIVSAAGSFCFVSKDASAQNEALVYVVQVNNVVEKGLLAYMERAFGEAEEAGADHIILEIHTPGGAVDAAGDIGNLMQRTTIPITAFVNTDATSAGAFIALNADTIVMAPTGAMGSAQVVDLEGRAADEKAQSYWKSRMAAAAEAAGRDPIYAIAMVDPSVEIEGLVTDGQLLNFRADEALEHGYAEAIASNLQEVLQSLGLEQARVVEVEITWAEQLARFITHPIVASILLSVASLGLILELYSPGFGVPGILGIAALLLFFFGHTVAGFAGMEAILLLIAGLILIVIEMFMPGFGIFGILGIVAVGASLTLASESVIIGLQNLGIALLLTIVAAAILSRYLHTKGVWSRLVLQEELSTEESRAVLQQKSALVGKTGIALTKLRPSGAVQIDGQRYDVVSDGTMIDRGAKVKVIKVEGPRIVVTEVDDDPEA
- the floA gene encoding flotillin-like protein FloA (flotillin-like protein involved in membrane lipid rafts) — protein: MEAEAIMLILIIALAIIAISIFFTFVPVMLWISALAAGVRVPIFTLVGMRFRRVIPARVINPLVKARKAGLDLSINQLESHYLAGGNVDRVVNALIAAHRANIDLSFERCAAIDLAGRDVLEAVQMSVNPKVIETPYIAGVAMDGIEVKAKARITVRANIDRLVGGAGEETVIARVGEGIVSTIGSSELHKEVLENPDKISTTVLEKGLDAGTAFEILSIDIADVDIGKNIGAELQTDQAEADKKIAQAKAEERRAMAVAKEQEMRARVEEMRAKVTEAEAQVPLALAEALRSGKLGVMDYYNLQNIMADTDMRQSIGRVTDQGDDSGKTGREK